In Methylobacterium aquaticum, the following are encoded in one genomic region:
- a CDS encoding formate dehydrogenase subunit gamma: MSGRDLGRVSGYESWDAERAAGIIAGHAHREGATLPILHALQETFGYVDTAAVPLIAEALNLSRAEVHGCLTFYHDFRKEPAGRHTVKLCRAEACQAVGADALHEDVLRRYDVAWHGTTRDGQVTVEPVFCLGLCACGPAALVDGEPVGRLDLDTLADALTERAA, from the coding sequence ATGTCGGGCCGAGACCTTGGCCGAGTGAGCGGATACGAGTCCTGGGACGCCGAGCGGGCGGCCGGGATCATCGCCGGCCATGCGCACCGCGAGGGTGCGACCCTGCCGATCCTGCACGCCTTGCAGGAGACCTTCGGCTACGTCGATACCGCGGCGGTGCCGCTGATCGCCGAGGCGCTGAACCTGTCGCGGGCGGAAGTCCACGGCTGCCTCACCTTCTACCACGACTTCCGCAAGGAGCCGGCGGGCCGCCACACCGTGAAGCTGTGCCGGGCCGAGGCCTGCCAGGCGGTGGGGGCCGACGCGCTCCACGAGGACGTGCTGCGCCGCTACGACGTCGCCTGGCACGGCACCACCCGGGACGGGCAGGTGACGGTGGAGCCGGTCTTCTGCCTCGGGCTCTGCGCCTGCGGCCCGGCCGCGCTCGTCGACGGCGAGCCGGTCGGCCGCCTCGATCTCGACACCCTGGCGGATGCGCTGACGGAGCGGGCCGCGTGA
- a CDS encoding pilus assembly protein TadG-related protein: protein MTGSRRLRADEAGSIAPLVGVVMALLCGFAGLGIDLGQVYLEKRRVQSAVDLAALAAARAGNSAAVASRSLSDNGYRIPETLLVATGTYVADRTIPAADRFTPAGPAPNATRVRVASTVRTAFTRIVGGPESFTVSGDATALRADLAAFGLGSRLVDVDAGIANALLSRLLGTTVSFSILDYRALANLRVDALAFLRGAAPRLGLQAATYDDVLKTNLRIADVMALIGQASEPGSAASRAALNTLTAALSGAGASVRLAGLLTAGELGPSPVAQAGEALWVDALGMITGAAFLANATNQVSLDLGTAIPGLLRTRLTLRVGEAWRTSGFTGVGGSLSTAQERLLVEIWIPGPLALTSLYLPIYVELAPARAVLKKVACPWNAAGERSVGLDVTTGAAFLAIGQVPAGALDLGSSRPLLAPATILQAPLVSVTGRAAVPLGASAQSVTFSDADIRAGRVRTVSTNAIASSLAGPLLSNLDLQVNGLALPTILDLGGAVSATLGAAAAPIDAVLFAILKTAGVTLGSADVAVTGTRCGGAVLVQ, encoded by the coding sequence ATGACGGGGTCCAGGCGCCTTCGCGCCGACGAGGCGGGATCGATCGCCCCCCTGGTGGGCGTCGTGATGGCGCTCCTGTGCGGCTTTGCCGGTCTCGGGATCGATCTCGGTCAGGTCTACCTCGAGAAGCGCCGCGTCCAGTCCGCCGTCGATCTCGCCGCCCTCGCGGCGGCCCGGGCCGGCAACAGCGCCGCCGTCGCCTCGCGCTCGCTGTCCGACAACGGCTACCGCATCCCGGAAACCCTGCTCGTCGCCACCGGCACCTACGTCGCGGATCGCACGATTCCCGCCGCCGACCGGTTCACGCCGGCCGGGCCCGCGCCCAACGCGACGCGGGTCCGCGTCGCCAGCACCGTGAGGACGGCGTTCACCCGGATCGTCGGCGGGCCGGAGAGCTTCACGGTCTCGGGCGATGCCACCGCGCTGCGGGCCGATCTCGCCGCGTTCGGCCTCGGCTCGCGCCTCGTCGACGTCGATGCCGGGATCGCGAACGCCCTGCTGTCGCGCCTGCTCGGGACGACCGTTTCCTTCTCGATCCTGGATTACCGCGCGCTCGCGAATCTGAGGGTCGATGCGCTCGCCTTCCTGCGCGGGGCCGCGCCCCGGCTGGGCCTTCAGGCCGCCACCTACGACGACGTCCTGAAGACCAACTTGCGGATCGCCGACGTCATGGCGCTGATCGGCCAGGCCTCCGAGCCGGGAAGCGCGGCCTCCCGAGCCGCCCTCAACACCCTGACGGCCGCCCTGAGCGGTGCGGGCGCATCGGTGCGGCTGGCAGGATTGCTGACGGCCGGCGAACTCGGCCCGTCTCCCGTCGCGCAGGCCGGCGAGGCGCTGTGGGTCGACGCCCTCGGGATGATCACCGGGGCCGCCTTCCTGGCCAATGCGACGAACCAGGTGAGCCTCGATCTCGGCACCGCGATCCCGGGCCTCTTGCGCACCCGGCTCACGCTACGCGTCGGCGAGGCGTGGCGCACCTCCGGATTCACGGGCGTCGGCGGCAGCCTGAGCACCGCCCAGGAGCGGCTCCTCGTCGAGATCTGGATCCCAGGGCCGCTCGCCCTCACCAGCCTCTATCTGCCGATCTATGTCGAGCTCGCTCCGGCCCGGGCCGTTCTCAAGAAGGTCGCCTGCCCGTGGAACGCGGCCGGCGAGCGGAGCGTCGGGCTCGACGTCACGACCGGCGCCGCCTTCCTGGCGATCGGCCAGGTTCCGGCCGGCGCGCTCGACCTCGGCTCGTCCCGCCCGCTTCTCGCCCCGGCCACGATCCTGCAGGCGCCCCTCGTCTCGGTCACGGGGCGGGCGGCCGTGCCGCTCGGCGCCTCGGCGCAATCCGTGACCTTCTCCGACGCCGACATCCGGGCCGGGCGGGTCAGGACGGTGTCGACGAACGCGATCGCCTCGTCATTGGCGGGGCCGCTGCTCTCGAATCTCGACCTGCAGGTCAACGGGCTCGCGCTGCCGACGATCCTCGACCTGGGCGGTGCGGTCTCCGCGACCCTGGGCGCGGCGGCGGCGCCGATCGATGCCGTGCTGTTCGCGATCCTGAAAACTGCGGGCGTGACCCTCGGCTCCGCCGACGTCGCCGTCACGGGCACCCGGTGCGGCGGCGCGGTCCTGGTTCAGTAG
- the fdhD gene encoding formate dehydrogenase accessory sulfurtransferase FdhD → MPPNNGLATCHPVPIRTVAYGRGEDRDGERSLAVEMPVNVIYGDVPYAVMMTTPADLADFAYGFSLTEGIVAGADEIRGARVENGEGGLRLVVDLVPGRLREHLARKRALSGRTGCGVCGIDDLKDIPKADRKAAQGVMVSLSAVERAVQALDDLQVLGRETRAVHAAAWATCEGRVAMVREDVGRHNALDKLIGALMRAGTRPEDGFLVITSRCSFEMVEKAASFGAAVLVAISAPTSLAVERAAKHGLTLAAIARRDTVTLFTAPERLTVP, encoded by the coding sequence ATGCCGCCGAATAACGGTCTCGCGACCTGTCATCCCGTCCCGATCCGCACCGTCGCCTATGGCCGCGGCGAGGATCGCGACGGGGAGCGGTCGCTCGCCGTCGAGATGCCGGTGAACGTGATCTATGGCGACGTGCCCTACGCCGTCATGATGACGACGCCGGCGGACCTCGCCGACTTCGCCTACGGCTTCAGCCTGACCGAGGGGATCGTGGCGGGAGCCGACGAGATCCGCGGCGCCCGGGTCGAGAACGGGGAAGGGGGCCTGCGCCTCGTCGTCGACCTCGTCCCGGGCCGCCTGCGCGAGCACCTCGCCCGCAAGCGGGCGCTCTCGGGCCGCACCGGCTGCGGCGTCTGCGGCATCGACGATCTGAAGGACATCCCGAAGGCCGACCGCAAGGCGGCGCAGGGTGTCATGGTCTCCCTCTCGGCGGTCGAGCGTGCGGTTCAAGCCCTCGACGACCTCCAGGTGCTCGGCCGCGAGACCCGGGCGGTCCATGCTGCCGCCTGGGCGACCTGCGAGGGTCGCGTCGCGATGGTGCGCGAGGATGTCGGGCGCCACAACGCCCTCGACAAGCTGATCGGCGCGCTCATGCGGGCCGGCACCCGGCCCGAGGACGGTTTCCTCGTCATCACCAGCCGGTGCTCGTTCGAGATGGTCGAGAAGGCCGCGAGCTTCGGCGCGGCCGTGCTGGTGGCGATCTCGGCTCCGACCTCGCTCGCCGTGGAGCGCGCCGCCAAGCACGGCCTGACCCTGGCGGCGATCGCGCGGCGCGACACCGTCACCCTGTTCACCGCGCCCGAGCGCCTGACCGTTCCGTGA
- the fdhF gene encoding formate dehydrogenase subunit alpha yields the protein MALIKEIDYGTPIRVSDQSVTLTIDGQSVTVPAGTSVMAAAMHAGTQIPKLCATDSLEPFGSCRLCLVEIDGRRGTPASCTTPAENGMVVHTQSDKLARLRKGVMELYISDHPLDCLTCSANGDCELQTQAGTVGLREVRYGYDGANHVSKNSELYLPKDESNPYFAYDPSKCIVCNRCVRACEEVQGTFALTIAGRGFDSRVAAGPTDFFNSECVSCGACVQACPTATLQEKSVIAMGQPEHSKVTTCAYCGVGCAFKAEMQGDRIVRMVPYKDGKANEGHSCVKGRFAYGYATHKDRITKPMVRDKITDPWREVSWEEAIQHAASAFKRIQAQYGRDSIGGITSSRCTNEEAYLVQKLVRAGFGNNNVDTCARVCHSPTGYGLMSTLGTSAGTQDFKSVEDSDVILVIGANPTDGHPVFGSRMKKRLRQGAKLIVIDPRRIDLVKSPHIKATHHLPVKPGANVAMVNALAHVIVTEGLIDEAYVRERCDLKDFEIWARFIADERHAPEAVQELTGCDPAEVRAAARLYATGGAAGIYYGLGVTEHSQGSTMVMGMANLAMATGNIGKPGAGVNPLRGQNNVQGSCDMGSFPHELTGYRHVSDDATRETFEALWGASLSPNPGLRITNMLDEAVTGTFKGLYIQGEDIAQSDPDTHHVTAGLRAMECIVVQDLFLNETAKYAHVFLPGASFLEKDGTFTNAERRISRVRQVMPPMGGYGDWEGTVLLSNALGYPMNYTHPSQIMDEIASLTPSFAGVSYAKLEELGSIQWPCNDKAPQGTPMMHVDRFVRGLGRFMLTEFVPTDERTTRKFPLVLTTGRILSQYNVGAQTRRTANSLWHPEDVLEIHPFDAETRGIVDGDLVSLESRSGDIALKARVTERMQPGVVYTTFHHAKTGANVITTDYSDWATNCPEYKVTAVQVRRTNRPSDWQARFYEEDISLTRIAQTLDAAE from the coding sequence ATGGCCCTCATCAAGGAAATCGACTACGGCACCCCGATCCGCGTCTCCGACCAGTCGGTGACGCTGACGATCGATGGCCAATCCGTGACGGTGCCCGCCGGCACCTCGGTGATGGCCGCGGCGATGCATGCCGGCACGCAGATCCCGAAGCTCTGCGCCACCGATTCGCTCGAGCCGTTCGGCTCGTGCCGCCTCTGCCTCGTCGAGATCGACGGGCGCCGCGGTACCCCGGCCTCCTGCACGACGCCGGCCGAGAACGGCATGGTGGTGCATACGCAGAGCGACAAGCTCGCGCGCCTGCGCAAGGGGGTGATGGAGCTCTACATCTCCGATCACCCGCTCGACTGCCTGACCTGCTCGGCCAACGGCGATTGCGAGCTGCAGACCCAGGCCGGCACAGTGGGCCTGCGCGAGGTGCGCTACGGCTATGACGGGGCGAACCACGTCTCGAAGAATTCCGAGCTGTACCTGCCGAAGGACGAGTCGAACCCGTACTTCGCCTACGACCCGTCGAAGTGCATCGTCTGCAACCGCTGCGTCCGGGCCTGCGAGGAGGTGCAGGGCACCTTCGCGCTGACCATCGCCGGCCGCGGCTTCGATTCGCGGGTGGCCGCCGGCCCGACCGACTTCTTCAACTCCGAGTGCGTCTCCTGCGGTGCCTGCGTGCAGGCCTGCCCGACGGCGACGCTCCAAGAGAAGTCCGTCATCGCGATGGGCCAGCCGGAGCATTCCAAGGTCACGACCTGCGCCTATTGCGGCGTCGGCTGCGCCTTCAAGGCCGAGATGCAGGGCGACCGGATCGTCCGCATGGTGCCCTACAAGGACGGCAAGGCCAACGAGGGCCATTCCTGCGTCAAGGGCCGCTTCGCCTACGGCTACGCCACCCACAAGGACCGCATCACCAAGCCGATGGTGCGTGACAAGATCACCGATCCCTGGCGCGAGGTGTCCTGGGAGGAGGCGATCCAGCACGCGGCCTCCGCGTTCAAGCGCATCCAGGCGCAGTACGGGCGCGATTCGATCGGCGGCATCACCTCGTCGCGCTGCACCAACGAGGAAGCCTACCTCGTCCAGAAGCTGGTCCGCGCCGGCTTCGGCAACAACAACGTCGATACCTGCGCCCGGGTCTGCCACTCGCCGACCGGCTACGGCCTGATGTCGACGCTCGGCACCTCGGCCGGCACCCAGGACTTCAAGTCGGTCGAAGATTCCGACGTGATCCTGGTGATCGGCGCCAACCCGACCGACGGCCACCCGGTCTTCGGCTCGCGGATGAAGAAGCGCCTTCGCCAGGGCGCCAAGCTGATCGTCATCGATCCGCGCCGGATCGACCTGGTCAAGTCGCCCCACATCAAGGCGACGCACCATCTCCCGGTCAAGCCCGGCGCCAACGTGGCGATGGTCAATGCGCTCGCCCATGTCATCGTGACGGAGGGCCTGATCGACGAGGCTTACGTCCGCGAGCGCTGCGATCTCAAGGATTTCGAGATCTGGGCCCGCTTCATCGCCGACGAGCGCCACGCGCCGGAAGCGGTGCAGGAACTCACCGGCTGCGATCCGGCCGAGGTGCGGGCGGCCGCCCGGCTCTACGCGACCGGCGGCGCGGCGGGCATCTACTATGGCCTCGGCGTCACCGAGCACAGCCAGGGCTCGACCATGGTGATGGGCATGGCGAACCTCGCCATGGCCACCGGCAACATCGGCAAGCCAGGCGCGGGCGTGAACCCGCTGCGGGGCCAGAACAACGTCCAGGGCTCCTGCGACATGGGCTCGTTCCCGCACGAGCTGACCGGCTACCGCCACGTCTCGGACGACGCCACCCGCGAGACCTTCGAGGCCCTGTGGGGCGCCTCGCTGTCGCCCAATCCGGGCCTGCGCATCACCAACATGCTGGACGAGGCCGTCACGGGCACGTTCAAGGGCCTCTACATCCAGGGCGAGGACATCGCCCAGTCCGACCCCGACACGCACCACGTCACCGCCGGCCTGCGCGCCATGGAGTGCATCGTCGTCCAGGACCTGTTCCTGAACGAGACGGCGAAATACGCCCACGTCTTCCTGCCCGGCGCCTCGTTCCTGGAGAAGGACGGCACCTTCACCAATGCCGAGCGGCGGATCAGCCGGGTGCGCCAGGTCATGCCGCCGATGGGCGGCTACGGCGACTGGGAGGGCACGGTGCTGCTCTCCAACGCGCTCGGCTACCCGATGAACTACACCCATCCGTCGCAGATCATGGACGAGATCGCGTCCCTGACCCCGAGCTTCGCCGGCGTGTCCTACGCCAAGCTCGAGGAACTGGGCTCGATCCAGTGGCCCTGCAACGACAAGGCGCCGCAGGGCACGCCGATGATGCATGTCGACCGCTTCGTGCGGGGCCTCGGCCGCTTCATGCTCACCGAGTTCGTGCCGACCGACGAGCGGACGACCCGCAAGTTCCCGCTGGTGCTCACCACCGGCCGGATCCTGTCGCAGTACAATGTCGGGGCGCAGACGCGGCGGACCGCCAACTCGCTGTGGCATCCGGAGGACGTGCTGGAGATCCATCCCTTCGACGCCGAGACCCGCGGCATCGTCGACGGCGACCTCGTCAGCCTGGAGAGCCGGTCCGGCGACATCGCCCTGAAGGCGCGCGTCACCGAGCGGATGCAGCCGGGGGTGGTCTACACCACCTTCCACCACGCCAAGACCGGCGCCAACGTCATCACCACCGACTACTCGGACTGGGCGACCAACTGCCCCGAGTACAAGGTGACGGCGGTGCAGGTTCGGCGTACCAACCGGCCCTCCGATTGGCAGGCCCGGTTCTATGAGGAAGACATCTCCCTCACCCGCATCGCCCAGACCCTCGATGCCGCCGAATAA
- a CDS encoding formate dehydrogenase subunit delta has protein sequence MSAVDPSEKLVRMANQIATFFRSYPEDEAVAGIHKHIVAFWTPRMREQLAAYCGEADHGLDPLALTALHITPKARSPIPDAVTDPHEQGLGASDAG, from the coding sequence ATGAGCGCCGTCGATCCCAGCGAGAAGCTCGTCCGCATGGCGAACCAGATCGCCACCTTCTTCCGTTCCTACCCGGAGGACGAGGCGGTGGCGGGCATCCACAAGCACATCGTGGCCTTCTGGACCCCGCGCATGCGCGAGCAGCTCGCCGCCTATTGCGGCGAGGCCGATCACGGCCTCGATCCCCTGGCGCTGACCGCCCTCCACATCACGCCGAAGGCCCGCAGCCCGATCCCGGACGCCGTGACCGACCCGCACGAGCAGGGCCTGGGGGCGAGCGACGCCGGCTGA
- a CDS encoding formate dehydrogenase beta subunit yields the protein MSIRFYLPKDAASLALGADRVARALTRAAAARGLDATLVRTGSRGMLWLEPMLEVETPEGRIAYGPVRPGDIESLLDAGLAEGGAHRLRIGRPEDQSYFARQQRLTFGRCGVIDPASVEDYRAHGGYRGLEAALAAGPAGTVEAVKASGLRGRGGAGFPTGIKWNTVMLAQAEQKYVVCNADEGDSGTFADRMLMEGDPLTLIEGMTIAAVAVGATRGYIYCRSEYPHAFAALEIAIAAAERAGYLGANVMGSGHAFHLEVRLGAGAYICGEETSLLESLEGKRGLVRAKPPIPALKGLFGQPTLVNNVLSFAAVPWIMEHGGPAYAAYGMGRSLGTLPIQLAGNVKRGGLIETAFGLTLREVIEDFGGGTASGRPLRAVQVGGPLGAYFPESLLDTPLDYEAFAAKKGLLGHGGIVVFDDTVDLARQARFAFEFCVAESCGKCTPCRIGAVRGLETIDKVLAGESPRENLALVTDLCEVMTDGSLCAMGGLTPVPVMSALTHFPEDFSGRGAKLPLAAE from the coding sequence GTGAGCATCAGATTCTATCTTCCGAAGGACGCCGCGAGCCTCGCTCTCGGCGCCGACCGCGTCGCCAGGGCGCTGACCCGCGCCGCCGCCGCCCGCGGCCTCGACGCGACGCTGGTCCGTACCGGCTCGCGCGGCATGCTGTGGCTGGAGCCGATGCTCGAGGTCGAGACGCCGGAGGGGCGCATCGCCTACGGGCCGGTGCGCCCGGGCGACATCGAATCCCTGCTCGATGCCGGTCTGGCCGAGGGCGGCGCGCACCGCCTGCGCATCGGCCGGCCCGAGGACCAGTCCTATTTCGCCCGCCAGCAGCGCCTGACCTTCGGCCGCTGCGGCGTGATCGATCCGGCCTCGGTCGAGGATTACCGCGCCCATGGCGGCTATCGCGGGCTCGAAGCGGCGCTGGCGGCCGGGCCTGCCGGCACCGTCGAGGCGGTAAAAGCGTCGGGGCTTCGCGGCCGCGGCGGTGCCGGCTTCCCGACCGGCATCAAGTGGAACACGGTGATGCTGGCGCAAGCCGAGCAGAAATACGTGGTCTGCAACGCCGACGAGGGCGACTCGGGCACCTTTGCCGACCGGATGCTGATGGAGGGCGATCCCCTCACGCTCATCGAGGGCATGACCATTGCCGCCGTCGCGGTGGGGGCCACCCGCGGCTACATCTATTGCCGCTCGGAATATCCGCACGCCTTCGCGGCGCTGGAGATCGCCATCGCGGCGGCCGAGCGGGCCGGGTATCTCGGCGCGAACGTGATGGGGTCGGGCCACGCCTTCCACCTGGAAGTGCGGTTGGGCGCCGGCGCCTATATCTGCGGCGAGGAGACCTCGCTATTGGAGAGCCTGGAGGGCAAGCGCGGCCTCGTGCGGGCCAAGCCCCCGATCCCGGCCCTCAAGGGCCTGTTCGGCCAGCCGACGCTGGTCAACAACGTGCTCTCCTTCGCCGCCGTGCCGTGGATCATGGAGCATGGCGGTCCGGCCTATGCCGCCTACGGCATGGGCCGCTCGCTCGGCACCCTGCCGATCCAGCTTGCCGGCAACGTCAAGCGCGGCGGCCTGATCGAGACCGCCTTCGGGCTGACGCTCCGCGAAGTCATCGAGGATTTCGGCGGCGGCACCGCCTCGGGGAGGCCGTTGCGCGCGGTGCAGGTCGGCGGGCCGCTCGGGGCCTACTTTCCGGAGTCGCTCCTCGATACGCCGCTCGACTACGAGGCCTTTGCGGCCAAGAAGGGCCTCTTGGGCCACGGCGGCATCGTGGTGTTCGACGACACCGTCGATCTCGCCCGCCAGGCCCGCTTCGCCTTCGAGTTCTGCGTCGCGGAATCCTGCGGCAAGTGTACGCCGTGCCGGATCGGCGCGGTGCGCGGGCTGGAGACGATCGACAAGGTGCTCGCCGGCGAGTCGCCGCGCGAAAACCTCGCCCTCGTCACCGACCTCTGCGAAGTCATGACCGACGGTTCGCTCTGCGCCATGGGCGGGCTCACGCCCGTCCCGGTGATGAGCGCGCTCACCCATTTCCCGGAAGATTTTTCCGGCCGCGGCGCCAAGCTGCCGCTGGCCGCCGAGTGA